In a single window of the Drosophila albomicans strain 15112-1751.03 chromosome 3, ASM965048v2, whole genome shotgun sequence genome:
- the LOC117568913 gene encoding UDP-glucose 4-epimerase — translation MAPPTVLVTGGAGYIGSHTVLEMLNAGYNVICVDNLCNAYSGGAAKLPEALSRVQEITGKKVNFYRVDITDREQVRSVFQEHKIDMVAHFAALKAVGESCRIPLQYYHNNMTGTNVLLEAMADNNVFKFVYSSSATVYGEPKFLPVTEEHPTGNCTSPYGKTKYFTEEILKDLCKSDKRWAVVSLRYFNPVGAHISGRIGEDPNGEPNNLMPYIAQVAVGRRPCLSVYGSDFPTKDGTGVRDYIHIVDLAEGHVKALDKLRNIAETGFFAYNLGSGSGCSVLELVHAFERASGKKVNYQLVDRRAGDVATCFADAQLAERALGWKATRGIDKMCEDTWRWQSQNPNGYANK, via the exons ATGGCACCACCCACTGTCTTGGTCACTGGCGGCGCCGGCTACATTGGCTCACACACCGTGCTGGAAATGTTAAACGCTGGCTACAATGTCATCTGTGTGGACAATCTATGCAATGCTTACAGCGGTGGCGCTGCCAAGTTACCGGAGGCGCTGAGCCGAGTCCAGGAGATAACCGGCAAGAAGGTCAACTTCTATCGCGTGGACATCACGGATCGCGAGCAAGTGCGCTCCGTCTTCCAGGAG CACAAAATCGACATGGTCGCTCACTTTGCCGCCTTGAAGGCTGTCGGAGAATCGTGTCGCATTCCCTTGCAATACTATCACAACAACATGACGGGCACCAATGTCCTGCTGGAGGCCATGGCCGACAATAATGTCTTCAAGTTTGTCTACAGCTCCAGTGCCACCGTCTATGGTGAGCCCAAGTTTCTGCCCGTCACCGAAGAGCATCCCACGGGCAATTGCACATCGCCGTACGGCAAGACCAAATATTTCACAGAGGAGATTCTCAAGGATCTGTGCAAGTCGGACAAG CGTTGGGCTGTTGTCTCGCTGCGTTACTTCAATCCAGTTGGCGCACACATCAGCGGACGCATTGGCGAGGATCCCAACGGCGAGCCAAACAATCTGATGCCCTACATTGCCCAGGTGGCGGTCGGACGTCGTCCATGCCTCAGTGTTTATGGCAGTGATTTCCCCACAAAGGACGGAACTGGAGTGCGAGACTACATTCATATCGTGGACTTGGCCGAGGGTCATGTGAAGGCCTTGGACAAGTTGCGCAACATTGCAGAGACTGGTTTCTTTGCCTACAACTTGGGCAGTGGCTCCGGCTGCTCCGTGTTGGAACTGGTGCATGCCTTTGAGCGTGCCTCTGGCAAGAAGGTCAACTATCAGCTGGTCGATCGACGTGCTGGTGATGTGGCCACCTGCTTTGCGGACGCCCAACTGGCAGAACGTGCCTTGGGCTGGAAGGCAACGCGTGGCATTGACAAGATGTGTGAGGACACGTGGCGCTGGCAGAGTCAAAATCCCAACGGATATGCCAACAAATAA
- the LOC117568916 gene encoding uncharacterized Golgi apparatus membrane protein-like protein CG5021 isoform X1 — protein sequence MASATVRNVPLLDDDTIPFGEEDDMRDPSQAGQKYTHPYVTFFHLFFRGASIVIYMFCGWFSDSFITSFVFVVLFLSADFWTVKNISGRLLVGLRWWNYVDDDGKSHWVFESKNGRVNKHEQRIFWLGLILCPLFWGLFFLMALFGLKFKWLLLVMIAIALNAANLYGYIKCNYGAGKDLNSAATDFVKTQLFKNAVDMMTKPSAGAPPTNVRPTGVV from the exons ATGGCGTCCGCAACGgtaagaaat GTGCCATTATTGGACGATGATACGATACCCTTTGGCGAGGAGGATGACATGCGTGATCCCAGCCAAGCTGGTCAGAAATACAC GCACCCTTATGTCACCTTCTTTCATTTATTCTTTCGCGGTGCATCCATTGTGATTTACATGTTCTGCGGCTGGTTCAGCGATTCCTTCATTAccagttttgttttcgttgtgcTCTTTTTATCCGCCGATTTCTGGACTGTGAAGAATATCTCTGGCCGACTTTTAGTTGGATTACGGTGGTGGAATTACGTCGATGACGATGGCAAATCACATTGGGTGTTCGAGTCGAAGAAC GGTCGTGTCAACAAACATGAACAGCGTATTTTCTGGCTTGGACTCATACTATGCCCACTGTTCTGGGGTCTCTTCTTTCTGATGGCACTCTTTGGACTCAAGTTCAAATGGCTGCTGCTAGTCATGATTGCCATAGCCCTGAATGCGGCCAATCTCTACGGTTATATCAAGTGCAACTATGGCGCAGGCAAGGACTTGAATAGCGCCGCCACAGATTTTGTGAAGACGCAACTCTTCAAGAATGCCGTTGACATGATGACCAAACCCAGTGCAGGCGCCCCACCGACCAATGTCCGGCCAACGGGAGTTGTGTGA
- the LOC117568915 gene encoding mediator of RNA polymerase II transcription subunit 30: MWKYGQNQMNQGPQGGQGGGGGPNMMPMSGFMQGGAGMHMSPQQQQQQHQMNMMGPGGGPGGGPGGMQMNPNVGGGPPGLMQGMGMSPQHQMQQQQQMMQGGVGMPMSNMPQQQMMGPQGVGVGGVGMVQQQQSNLVQQQQQQQQQQQQHNPVTGAAGVGGGGNNIMAISQPNPHKEINIVQLSRLGQETVQDIASRFQEVFSALKNIQPTSHRDNNTEKKVQEYFRTIRLLFKRVRIIYEKCNDAGMDYMNAETLIPYRDEPDPRIEPSQCDEYRKVLQENQELIETVKLKNRQLREIIDRTRIIIWEINTMLAMRRS, translated from the coding sequence ATGTGGAAATATGGACAAAATCAAATGAACCAAGGCCCACAGGGAGGCCAAGGCGGAGGCGGTGGCCCCAACATGATGCCAATGAGCGGCTTCATGCAAGGTGGAGCCGGCATGCATATgtcaccacaacaacaacagcagcaacaccaaatGAATATGATGGGCCCCGGCGGAGGACCAGGAGGTGGCCCGGGCGGTATGCAAATGAATCCCAATGTGGGAGGTGGACCACCAGGTCTCATGCAAGGCATGGGCATGTCGCCGCAGCatcaaatgcaacaacagcagcaaatgatGCAAGGTGGAGTTGGGATGCCAATGTCGAATAtgccgcaacaacaaatgatgGGACCACAAGGAGTAGGCGTCGGCGGCGTAGGCAtggtgcaacagcaacagtccAACTTagttcagcaacaacaacaacaacagcagcagcagcaacaacacaatccAGTCACAGGTGCAGCCGGCGTCGGCGGTGGTGGAAATAATATTATGGCAATTTCGCAGCCCAATCCACACAAGGAGATTAACATTGTCCAGTTGTCGCGCTTGGGCCAGGAGACAGTGCAGGACATTGCTTCGCGCTTCCAAGAGGTCTTCTCGGCCCTCAAGAACATACAACCAACCTCACATCGGGACAATAACACGGAGAAAAAGGTGCAGGAATACTTTCGCACTATTCGATTGCTGTTCAAGCGTGTGCGTATCATCTATGAGAAGTGCAATGATGCTGGCATGGACTATATGAATGCCGAAACCTTGATACCCTATCGTGATGAGCCCGATCCACGCATTGAGCCTTCGCAATGCGACGAATATCGCAAAGTGCTGCAAGAGAATCAGGAACTCATCGAAACGGTTAAGCTGAAAAACCGACAATTGCGTGAAATAATTGATAGAACACGCATTATTATATGGGAAATTAATACGATGCTCGCAATGCGACGCTCTTAG
- the LOC117568917 gene encoding tax1-binding protein 3 homolog — protein sequence MAKMAFQHQAGTAMECLSIPITLHKEQDYDQEGREILKCGFKIGGGIDQDYKKSPQGYTDYGIYVTEVHEGSPAARAGLRIHDKILQCNGYDFTMVTHKKAVSYIRKNPILNMLVARKGVTST from the exons atGGCGAAAATGGCATTTCAGCATCAGGCCGGCACGGCAATGGAATGTTTAAGC ATTCCCATTACGCTGCACAAGGAGCAGGATTATGATCAGGAGGGCAGAGAGATACTCAAGTGTGGCTTTAAAATTGGCGGTGGCATCGATCAGGATTATAAGAAAAGTCCGCAGGGTTACACCGATTAC GGCATCTATGTGACGGAGGTGCATGAGGGCAGTCCAGCTGCTCGTGCTGGACTTCGCATCCACGACAAGATACTCCAATGCAATGGCTATGATTTTACAATGGTCACCCACAAAAAGGCTGTGAGCTACATCAGGAAAAACCCCATACTCAATATGCTTGTGGCACGCAAGGGTGTCACATCCACATAA
- the LOC117568916 gene encoding uncharacterized Golgi apparatus membrane protein-like protein CG5021 isoform X2, with translation MASATVPLLDDDTIPFGEEDDMRDPSQAGQKYTHPYVTFFHLFFRGASIVIYMFCGWFSDSFITSFVFVVLFLSADFWTVKNISGRLLVGLRWWNYVDDDGKSHWVFESKNGRVNKHEQRIFWLGLILCPLFWGLFFLMALFGLKFKWLLLVMIAIALNAANLYGYIKCNYGAGKDLNSAATDFVKTQLFKNAVDMMTKPSAGAPPTNVRPTGVV, from the exons ATGGCGTCCGCAACG GTGCCATTATTGGACGATGATACGATACCCTTTGGCGAGGAGGATGACATGCGTGATCCCAGCCAAGCTGGTCAGAAATACAC GCACCCTTATGTCACCTTCTTTCATTTATTCTTTCGCGGTGCATCCATTGTGATTTACATGTTCTGCGGCTGGTTCAGCGATTCCTTCATTAccagttttgttttcgttgtgcTCTTTTTATCCGCCGATTTCTGGACTGTGAAGAATATCTCTGGCCGACTTTTAGTTGGATTACGGTGGTGGAATTACGTCGATGACGATGGCAAATCACATTGGGTGTTCGAGTCGAAGAAC GGTCGTGTCAACAAACATGAACAGCGTATTTTCTGGCTTGGACTCATACTATGCCCACTGTTCTGGGGTCTCTTCTTTCTGATGGCACTCTTTGGACTCAAGTTCAAATGGCTGCTGCTAGTCATGATTGCCATAGCCCTGAATGCGGCCAATCTCTACGGTTATATCAAGTGCAACTATGGCGCAGGCAAGGACTTGAATAGCGCCGCCACAGATTTTGTGAAGACGCAACTCTTCAAGAATGCCGTTGACATGATGACCAAACCCAGTGCAGGCGCCCCACCGACCAATGTCCGGCCAACGGGAGTTGTGTGA